Proteins encoded by one window of Amaranthus tricolor cultivar Red isolate AtriRed21 chromosome 4, ASM2621246v1, whole genome shotgun sequence:
- the LOC130810811 gene encoding uncharacterized protein LOC130810811: MERNNDRLLNLMEKQMSHSHEDDEGKFYKRLSSHQPPKYDREPDPVRFEDWIAEMEKLLEAINCPSRMKVKLAAFYLPGTAELWWRTVKQTVIDSTWEQFIKKLRDQFYLPSLQRKKENEFLFLRQGTMSVIEYASKFRELARFATEIVISDRGKAIRFFEGLNLRIQKGTPRYQDFDDFTIKPWSMSVFLKKKTGKKSFQTVARPTQWKCRLCGKDHRGRNSNGKIVYYKCHKEGHMANNCGETFYQTKTTSEATGNRAFGTQRNETRASIGLLLFE; this comes from the coding sequence ATGGAAAGAAATAATGATAGGCTTTTGAACTTAATGGAGAAGCAGATGAGTCATTcccatgaagatgatgaagggaAATTCTATAAGAGATTGTCTAGTCATCAACCTCCAAAATATGATAGAGAACCTGATCCAGTTCGCTTTGAGGATTGGATTGCAGAAATGGAGAAACTATTGGAGGCCATAAACTGCCCGTCAAGGATGAAAGTGAAATTAGCCGCATTCTACTTACCAGGCACTGCTGAATTATGGTGGAGGACTGTAAAACAAACTGTTATAGATTCTACTTGGGAACAATTTATAAAGAAGCTTCGTGATCAATTTTACCTACCCTCGcttcagagaaagaaagagaatgaattcTTGTTTCTGAGACAAGGAACTATGTCAGTGATTGAATACGCAAGTAAGTTCAGAGAGCTGGCTAGATTCGCTACCGAAATAGTGATCTCTGATCGGGGCAAGGCAATTAGATTTTTCGAAGGTCTGAACCTCAGGATCCAAAAAGGCACTCCTAGATACcaagattttgatgattttaCAATCAAGCCTTGGAGTATGAGCGtatttttgaaaaagaagaCGGGAAAGAAGTCGTTTCAGACTGTAGCAAGGCCGACACAGTGGAAATGTAGGTTATGTGGAAAAGATCATCGAGGCCGAAACAGTAATGGGAAGATTGTATATTACAAGTGTCACAAGGAGGGACATATGGCTAATAACTGTGGGGAAACGTTCTATCAAACCAAAACAACATCGGAAGCTACAGGTAACAGAGCATTTGGCACTCAGAGGAATGAGACTAGAGCATCCATAGGCCTGCTGCTCTTCGAATGA